GGGAGATTCCTTGGGGAAAGAGCCGATTCGATCTTCTTGTCTCAGATGGTTCTTCAGAGATGATCCTCGAAATAAAGTCGTGCTCTTTATTTGGCAGACATATAGCCATGTTTCCTGATGCCCCTTCTCTGCGTGCCGTTAAACATGTCAAAGACCTTCAGGGCTTGGCGGCAAAAGGGAAGAAGACAGGCGTTATTTTTATAGTACAATCAGGTGACCCAGAGTTTTTCATCCCAGATTTTCATACGGACTACGATTTTGCTGAGGCGTTGTTTCAAATAGACGAGGGAGAGGGGACTTTTGAAGTAAAGGCTTTTAAAATACCATGGAACGAGGATTTCTCTTTTTGCGGGAAACCTCGAGAAATTCCCATTCTTTGGAACGTCCTTTCAAGTGAAGCTAGCCCCTTTGGATATGTCCTTCTCCTTTGTCAGTTTAACAAGAGGAAAGAGTACGCCATTGTCATTTCTCCGAGGCTTGAGTACGTAGATTATAACGATATGCGTAGACCGAATATGATCCCTTCTCTTAAGGCTTTCCTCAGTATGGCCGATTCTATTCGGAGTATCCCTGTACGTACCGGACAAGATCTGGAAGCGATTCTTGCAAATGGTCTCGGTAGTATATGTGATACTATAAAACATTTCAATGGAAAACCAATTTTTATGTTTCAGGAAAACCCCTTATCGAAACGCAGCTTTATTCAATATCTTCTTTCTGTTCGGATCGATCGTTTGGAGGAGTTTCTCTCCATTTAAGCTGTAGGAAAAATTAAGACGGGACATGTTGTCCCTTCAATAAGGGGTTCTGCCGTAGAACCAACGATAAGCTGCCATAATTCACGTTGTGTTGAAAGTCCTACTACGAGGAGACTTGGAGCGGTGTTTTTAATCCATAGAGGAAGTTCTACTTCCGGTTCCCCACTTACCACTTGAAAAGATGTGTCCGGGTTCCATTGAGACACATCTTGAGCCACCACTTCGAGAGCTCCTTCCGCAGCATTGATGAGGATCTGAGAATCTTCGGCGTCATCAAGAGGTACCCCATGAACCAAGGTTAGATGAGGTGTGCTTCCGCTCTGGGAGATAATATCTCTAAGTTCGTTGAGCATCGCATCTGTTCGACCGGGAGAAAGATCTATAGCGACGGCTATATTTTTATAAATGTCTCCTCCAGGAAAAAAACCGTCTTTTGACCGAAGGATAAGTTGTGGAAGGGCAAGACGTCTTACAAGAGGAGTTATTTCTGCCACATTTTGGGCAGGAAGAACAGCGAAGGTGCATTTTTCTGAAACGGCGATTTCTGGAATAATTTTAAGGGGATCTCCAGCTGCCACCATTACCTTGTAAAATAGTTCTCCAGGAATATTTTGAAGACAAAAGTCGTTCAGAGCCGCTTCGATCTCTTGTACAAGCTGTGGGGTATGGATGCCAGCTGAAGGACTTACCACGTGAACTACCAAGATGTCTGATTGGTGTAGTAGCGCTCTCTGAGAGAGCCAGCGCAAAGCTTCTTTTGAAAAATCGGTCATATCTATAGGAAACAATATTCGTCGTAACATGAAAAGCTCACCTCCTATTATTGCTTCGAAATTATCTAATAAGTATATCGTAAATTGGATATATATACATCTGGATGGGGTATAATAATCGGCGAATTTGAGAGGGAGGAACTATCGGTGAGGTTAGGTCGGGAAATGACGTGGAAGTTGATTCAGTTTGTTCAAAGTATCCTAAAGAATATTCCCTACAAAATGGCAATGAAGGTGGGAAGTTTTTTAGGCTCAGTATTTTGGGCCTTGAGCAAAAAACGAGTAGATGGTGCGGAATATCGATGTGTAAAAGCTCTTGGTATAGGGGTGAGCACCGCTCGACAGATTGTCCGAGCTTCATATGTGAATCTCGGACGGTCTGTTACAGAATTTATTTGTCTTCCTGACATGATATCGAACCTCAATGAATTGGTGACAATACATGGAGAAGAACATCTTAAAAAAGCTTTCGATCTGGGGAAAGGGGTTATTGCTATTACCGCTCATCTTGGAAATTGGGAGATGGCTGCGGCGGCTGTAGCAGCGAAAGGGTATCCCATGAATGCTATTGGAGCGGAACAGCGTGATGAAAGGATAACTGATCTCATTATCGATTCACGCCAACGTTGGGGAGTCACCACTGTCAGTAAAGGATTTAGCCTCAAAGCGGCTATGACCTGTTTGAAGCGTGGAGAGATATTGGCGATTCTTATCGATCAAGATGCGAAGGAAAAGGGAGTTGTGGCCCCTTTTCTTGGCCTTCCAGCGAGCACTCCTTATGGGCCAATAAAAATGAGCCTTAAGTATGGGAGCCCCATGATTCCTGTCTATATCATTAGAAGAGAAGATGGCACTCACCACGATCTATATTTTTTGCCGCCTTTTGAGGACCCCTCTTCAGAATTTTTTGGTACTGATCTGGAAAAGGCCGTAGCAATATGTAATAATTCCATAAGTTCATGGATCACTAAATATCCAGGCCAGTGGATGTGGCTTTATCCGCGCTGGGCTTCCACGTTAGGGGATAAGTGATGCTTCTGGGTATCGATCCGGGAAAAGATAAAATCGGTTGGGTTTTAACAGATTCATGCGGTGATCTTTTCCTTTCCGGAATAACAAAAAAGGAAGAATTCCCTTTCTTTTGGGAGTTTTTAAAGCGTTGGGAGTGGCGTAGAATGTCTCCATGGGTTCAGGTTCAGGGTAAAGATATTTCCCAGGACCGTGGGGAGCTGGTAGTTGTCGTTGGAAACGGGACGATGTGTCGAGATATTCTCGATTTTCTTGAAGGGGTTGGAATACAATCTCATCAAATACATATAGTGGAAGAGCGAGGATCTACTCTTGAGGCAAGAAATGTTTTCTGGGATATGTACCCGCCAAAAGGGTTGTGGCGATTGATTCCGGTTTCTCTCAGAACTCCGTACCGTGACATCGATGATCTCGCTGCTTTTGTCATTGTTCGTCGTTTTCTTACTGCAGGGCAAGGGAAATAGCACAATAAGAAGGGAGATACTGGTTGATGGGCGTAGAAAAACTAGCAACCTTGGTAAACACTTTTGGATCATCTCTTATTTCTGTAAGTCGGGAAATGGGAGTAGAGGTTGCTCTTCAGAGATCGGAAATAGCCCAGGGGGTACATGTGGGAGGAAGCAGTGTTGCGGCACTCGTTGGAGTACTAGGACAGGGGTTGCAAGGAACGCTGGTTATTATGTTGGATAATGCGGGGTTCAGTGCAGTGGTAACAGCAATGTCTGGCGGAATGATCAAGCCAGATATAGAAGACCCAGTAGCTACCAGTGTCATTGGGGAGCTTTCTAATATGGTGAGCGGGAGAGCTTTGACTCAGTCTTCTCTAGGGGGAGTGGATGTAACACCGCCTCAGCTTATTACAGGTGCAGGTATCAGAACTGTGCCAAGTGAATCTCCTGGCATTAAAAATTTTACTTTGCCTTTTTCTGTGGCTCAGGGTGGAACTCTTTACCTTGTTCTCTCTTTTCATTGTTAAGAGAATAGTATAAGGGCATCCAACCGTGTTCCATTAAGGTTTATTGGAGTGACTGTAGTGAAGGATTCGTGGGTTAAACTTCTTAAAGAAGAATTTGCTCTTCTTTATAGTATTAGTAAATGGCTTCTGTTGGCCGTGATTATAGGAGTTTTTGTGGGGGCGGCTACCTCTACGTTTATGATAGCTTTGGAGAGATGTTCCCAATTTGTAGGAGCGCTTCCTTCGTGGAGGATATTTTTGCTCCCACTAGGTATTGCGGTTAGTGCGTGGCTTGTGCTTTTCTTAAAACCCGTGGATCGTACTAGAGGGACCCTTAGTGTTGTAGAAGCTGTACACCATTATGATGGTCAAGTGAGTGTGCTTTCTGTAATAGTAAAAGTTATAGGATCTATTGTTACTATTTCTACAGGCGGCTCTCTCGGCAAAGAAGGGCCAAGTGCCCAGATTGGAGCTGCAGTATCGAATATTTTTGCCAATGGTTTTCATCTCAACAAAGTAGATCGTCGGAAACTTGTGATTTGTGGCGTTTCAGCTGGTATGGCTTCTGTTTTTGGAGCGCCTGTTGCTGGTGCTATTTTCGGATTG
This portion of the Aminobacterium mobile DSM 12262 genome encodes:
- the sfsA gene encoding DNA/RNA nuclease SfsA translates to MSEVFRISGRRPLFVATFLSRPNRFLVECLLDGEKIQAFLPNPGRLWELLFPGSTLFLQKEASSNSARKTKFTVIGIQSDHGPVMLHTHKTNDLAEWLFDHGLVPGMEDYRVIRREIPWGKSRFDLLVSDGSSEMILEIKSCSLFGRHIAMFPDAPSLRAVKHVKDLQGLAAKGKKTGVIFIVQSGDPEFFIPDFHTDYDFAEALFQIDEGEGTFEVKAFKIPWNEDFSFCGKPREIPILWNVLSSEASPFGYVLLLCQFNKRKEYAIVISPRLEYVDYNDMRRPNMIPSLKAFLSMADSIRSIPVRTGQDLEAILANGLGSICDTIKHFNGKPIFMFQENPLSKRSFIQYLLSVRIDRLEEFLSI
- a CDS encoding chemotaxis protein CheX, translated to MGVEKLATLVNTFGSSLISVSREMGVEVALQRSEIAQGVHVGGSSVAALVGVLGQGLQGTLVIMLDNAGFSAVVTAMSGGMIKPDIEDPVATSVIGELSNMVSGRALTQSSLGGVDVTPPQLITGAGIRTVPSESPGIKNFTLPFSVAQGGTLYLVLSFHC
- a CDS encoding lysophospholipid acyltransferase family protein, translated to MRLGREMTWKLIQFVQSILKNIPYKMAMKVGSFLGSVFWALSKKRVDGAEYRCVKALGIGVSTARQIVRASYVNLGRSVTEFICLPDMISNLNELVTIHGEEHLKKAFDLGKGVIAITAHLGNWEMAAAAVAAKGYPMNAIGAEQRDERITDLIIDSRQRWGVTTVSKGFSLKAAMTCLKRGEILAILIDQDAKEKGVVAPFLGLPASTPYGPIKMSLKYGSPMIPVYIIRREDGTHHDLYFLPPFEDPSSEFFGTDLEKAVAICNNSISSWITKYPGQWMWLYPRWASTLGDK
- a CDS encoding universal stress protein — protein: MLRRILFPIDMTDFSKEALRWLSQRALLHQSDILVVHVVSPSAGIHTPQLVQEIEAALNDFCLQNIPGELFYKVMVAAGDPLKIIPEIAVSEKCTFAVLPAQNVAEITPLVRRLALPQLILRSKDGFFPGGDIYKNIAVAIDLSPGRTDAMLNELRDIISQSGSTPHLTLVHGVPLDDAEDSQILINAAEGALEVVAQDVSQWNPDTSFQVVSGEPEVELPLWIKNTAPSLLVVGLSTQRELWQLIVGSTAEPLIEGTTCPVLIFPTA